The stretch of DNA TAGCCTATGCCTGAAAATATCAAGCTTTATCTGGACCAGATGCTGCAAGCGCACATTGCCCGTGTCTTGCGTGATGAAGGCTTTGATGTTCTACGAGTCTCGGAAACCGGTCAATCTCGTGCTGACGACGAACAAGTACTGAAGAAAGCAATCGACGATAATAGAATACTCATTACGCTGGATGAACACTTCGGTGATTGGGCAATCCTCCCGCTGAGCAGGCATCCTGGTGTAATTCGTCTGAAGGTTAATCCGACTACCTCCGATAACATATTACGTATTCTCCTGCCCTTTTTGCGTCGCCTTTTCCCCGATAAGATTGAGAACCATCTTGTCATACTTTCATCAAGCCGGGAAAAGTGGATTTCCACAGAATGACGACTAAAGGTCAAATCATACTACTATCTACAACTCTTCCTAAATTACCTGAAGAAACTACCCTCCCTGGGTGGGTGGGAGGGGGTTGAGGGAGGGGGTAATTAATCCGCTCATTCTGCAAATAGCGGAGCCACAGCCATCCCCTGTCATCCCGGACTTGATCCGGGATCCATTCCTTTGATCCTCGAAAAATGACTTGACGGATTTCATGTTTAGTTATATTTTCGCTTAAATTTCAAATGGATATTGAGGACAATATTGTAAACCCCCTTTAACTTATCAACCAAGAGGGATACATGGACTGATTTCCCGCAACCCCGTTTCTCAAAGGAGATCGGGTTTTTGTGTTTATAGGGAAAGAAATGGTGGAAGAAAAGTAGCCTGTCCCCTTTCCCTCCTTTCACCTCCCTTTTCAGCTTTTCAGCCCCCGCTCTTTCGAATACAAGTCGATGGTTATGTCCACCCGACTAGCTCATTAATTACAGATTCAAACATATGAAGCTGAACTGTTTATTTTTCCGTTTAAGAAAAAAGCGAATGTCTTCCTGTACTACACAAATCGGCAACCGAGACGAAAATGCAGGACTTCAATCCGTAATAAACACAATTCACGCCTGACGACAAACATCGACACCACACCTAACATTTTGTGGCCAAAATCCTCTTGACACACAAGATCCTTCTTCATATACTCCCACTGTGAAAAAGCAATGCCTTATTAAAAAATAAAAAAGAGAATTCTTATCAAACAAAGATTGAGGAGGTCAAGCCATGGCTAAAAAACAAGATTTAGACGTGTTTGATTTCGCCATCAAGGCGGAAAAGGATGGCATGGACTTTTACATGAAGGCAGCCAAGAAATTCTCCAGCAGCAACGAGCAACTCAAGAAGCTGTTTGTCGCTCTGGCCAAAGAGGAAGCTGCCCACATGAAGATCTTCATGGATTTCAAGATCAAGGCGGAAAGCAAGGGCATCGATCAATTCCTGAAAAGCCCGGAAATCGACGCCTATCTTGAAGTGATCGTCCAGGAAGGGCTGTTCCCCAAGGGTGAAACGGTCGACAAGCGCCTGGAAAAGGTGGAAACGGTGGGGCAGGCGGCGGCAATCGCCATGGCGGCGGAAAAGAACGCCATCCTGCTGTATACGGAATTAGCCAAATCATCCAGGGACAAGGAGCAGAAGAAGTTCTTCGAAAAGATCGTCAAGGAAGAGAAATTGCACTTGGTCATGGTAAGCGGCCTGCGGGCTGATCATGATCCCCTGTACGCCGCCCTGAGATTTGGACGGTTCATCTGAATCAGACAAATTCGATGGGCAACTCGCGAAATTCTTTCTGAAACTCCTCCGTCAGATCCCGGATGATCATGGAAACGATCAACCGGGTAATGTCGGTGAAGGTGAATCAATTGAAATTAGGGGATACTTCCCTATTTATTATTATTCCAGCGTCAATAAAACAAATATTTCTGTTGATAATCATCAATACTTTCAACTATTTCAGAGCGTTTGTTTGTAGGTGTTACCAAGTTTCAGCACAATTCTAATTTTGCTTGATAATGTTTACGCATTACCGGGTGAAAGGTACTACACGAATGAATTGGGCGTGAATCTCGCTTTCAAATCAATAGTACACCCGTCCCCAATTACGCCCAATTACCCTCCTGACATCCTCGATGAACTTTAAAGAAGTAGGTTTACGAACCGCAGGTAGGGGCGCATGGCGCGGGTGCCGCCGCCTTCGGAGATGATCTGCATGACCTTATTCTCATCCCGGACGATGGCCCCTCCTAAGTGATTGACCGGTGTATCCTGAAAGATTTCCGGGCACAGGGGCGTTGAGGGGCCGAGAACGGCGACATGCCGGGGATTTCCCAGGCCGTTCAGGACTTTCTCAAGCGTGTCATTGAGGAGAGTGGTTGCCGTAATGATTGCTATGGTACACTCCTTTAGTATCCTGTCACTCTCTTTCTTATCAAGAACTGCCATGCGGGTGGGGTCCCGTTCAATAACGGAAAGTTGTGCTCCCGTCGCTTCGATCTTCGGAACCATCGGAGTGAAGAGACCGACCATGGCCACCCGGTCATCGGGCGTCAGTTTCATGATCGAGAGTGAATCTCTTTCATCCTCAATACATGCTGTATGAAGAATGGCATTCGCGGTGGCAAGCCCCAGGGCTTTTTCCAGGGGATTCCGATCTTCTATAAGGTTATTCAGAAGTGAGGGCTCCTTTGCACCGGCTAACTTCCCTGCCTCAGGAAACACTGAACAGTCTGGCGGTAACTCATGCAGTAACAGGGCCGCAAGCCCCATGCGCTGAACATCCAACCGCACCGCCACATAGCTCAGGCCGAACCGAACGTCTTCGACGATAAGGTTTTCACCCTTATGGGAAACAATGCCATGAAGACGTTGTGCTATTTCACCTGGTGGGAGCATTCCCCCTCCCTCAATCCCTCCCACCAGGGGAGGGAAGTCCAAAGAGTTTCTCAAACAGGCAGGACGCCGGTCCTGCCGTTAAGTAGATTGGGAGGACTATTACAGACAGACGGGACGCCTGTCCTACCATTGAGCAGATTGGTTTCCCGTCACGTCGAAAAGTGGGTATATCGCTTGAAGGATGCAAACTCCTTTTGTTCGACTTTTTTTACTTCCTTTTTATCCTCAGGAATTTTTTCATCACGGCCCTTACGTTTTTTACCCTTTGTCTGTTTGCGTGCTCCGGGGGCTGTCGCAGGAGCGTTACTCCAGGTATCTATCAGACCGGCCAGCTCTCCCAGATTGGTTAACTCTTCAACCCAGACCTCGGTAAATCGTGACCTCAGGGCGGGGGAAAGCAGATTTCTTGATTGATGCACAGAAGGCGGATTTATCGCCAGGAATATCCTGAAATTAGGATGGGCATAGCAGATATTTTCCTCTCCATCAATTACATAGCCAAAGTCGAGGAGGCTGTTTACGTATTCGGATAAGGGAGACAGATTCGCTTCATCGATCAATAGCCAGCTCCCCTCCTCCATTGCCGAAAACAGAAGCCCCTTCCTGTAACGCCATTTCCCCTTCTTATCTTGCGTATAACCGCCCAGGAGTTCTTCCATGCCTGTATCGGAGGAGAGGTTGACATAATAGAGGTTGGTCTCCTTTTGCCTGGCTAAATATCTGATAAGGGTAGTCTTTCCGGAGGCGGGATTTCCTACCACAAGAACCGGCTCACTGTGTATGAGGGCTTTCAGGATCAGATAGAGGGTCGTCCTCTGTGTTGGGGTGGGTATAATGTCCGCGTCATGTCGGGGAATAAATTCATCCCCTTTTGAGGATATTACGGTCCCAAGCAGGGATTTCAGGTCTTCAGAAGAAGACATGAGCACCGCTTCCAGATCCAGGCCCTTCGCTCTGAAACCAAAATGAGTATCCAATAAGCTTACCACCGCTTCTCTTTCGGATTCATCCCTCAGCCTGCCTATATAGATGCTGAAGAACTCCAGGAAGAACTTTTTCAGGAACTCATCATCTGCCGGCCCTGTTGCGAGGATCGGTTCTAATCTCTTGCCCAGCCTGATGATATCTCTGAGGGTAAAGGTAAACGGGTCTTTTTCCGCCCTGCCGATAATGCGGCTATCCGCCTGATTCTGTAAGGTGGTGTGGAATCTCGCGATCGGAAGGGCCAAAGAAGAAGAAATTTCGAATAAGGAACTTAATATCTGGGACAGTTCTTCCTCGGAGAGCTCTTTTTGATAGAGGATTTTAAACCGTGATAAAAAAACCTCCGAGAGTTTCTGTCTCTGGCTGTAACTTTCAGGGTTTCCGGTGGCAAAGAGCCTGAAGTCCGGATGGGGATACAATTCCTTTTGCTCCCCGTTTGCCGAATATGATATCTTTCCCGTAATCAGATAGTCATTCAATATCTCAACAACTTCGGAAGACGCCAGGTTTATTTCTTCGAGAGCCAGCCACAAACCCTCTCGCGCCGCATTCAAAAGAATCCCATCCTGCCAGACGAATCTTCCTTCGCTATCCGGTTTAATACCACCGATTATCTCAAACTTGGAGGTATACGGATTGATGGAATACGAGAGGTGCTCGTAGCCCAATACCTTGGCCAGCCATTTAATTAAGAAACTCTTCCCTGTTGAGGTAGGGCCCAGGAGCAGGATAGCGTGTTTCAATAAATAGCCGATACTTAACGTCTCTATAATATGATAGCCGGAGGCCGTCATCACGCAGGCAGGGATCTCAGTGCTCTGTGATGTCCTGTCCAAAAGAAGATTCCCCACGGTTAACAACTTTTCATCAACCTGAACCTGGCTGGAATGTGTACCGGAGAGGGTATTTGCCATCGGTTCGCCCAGCATCGCATTGAAAGAGGATAAAACCTTGCTGAATTCTTTTTCATTGCTCGATATTAAATCCGAAAAGATTTTTATTGAAGCCCGTGCGGCGACCTGACGGACTGACCAGATCTTATCCTTTAATCTCCTTTCCAGTTTGCTTAAATCAGCATCATTCCCCTGTTGGAAAAGCGTATGATGGATCTGCACTAAAGCCAGGGCTGCTGCCTGGTGGACAAACCAGTTTTCATCCTTTAACCGTTCTTCCAATGCCTTAAAGGTTATCTTCCTCCGGTTGTAACTGTGGGGCCATATCCGGCCCAGGGCCTGGGCTGCGGCCTGGCATACGGACCTGTCCACATCCGCGTCCCATAACCTCTCTTCCAGTTTTTTTAAGTTTACACTTTTTCCCCTTTTGATAAGGACAGGGTATATCTGGCCCAACGTCTGGCATGCGGCCTGGCGGACGGACCAGCTTATGTCTTCAAGTTTTTCTTCTATATCTTTTAAGTCCATCTTCCCCTGGTAATAGCGGTGAAACCAGATCCGGCCCAGTGCCTGAGATGCGGCCTGGCGGACAGACCAGTCATCATCGTCCAACCGTTCTTCCAGTACACTTAAGCTTACCTCTTTCCCCCGTTTGATAAGGGGGGGATAGGTTTGACCCAGGGCAAGGGCTGCGGTCTGACGGACGAGTATGTTTTTATCCTTCAATTTATCTTCCAATCTGCTTACATCCACTTCAATCCCCTGCTTGATGAGTGCAGGATAGATCTGGCCCAGGGATTCGGCTTCGGCCTGACGGACAAACCAGTTTTTATTCCACAATCCCTCTTCCAGTTTGCTCAGGTTTACATCTATTCCCTGTTTGACCAGCGCCGGATAGATCTTACCTAAGGCCCGCGCTGCGGCCTGGCGGAGGGCCCAGTTTGTGTCATCCAGTCTATGCTCTAATTCCGCTAGCGATACTTTCCCCTTGCGATAATTTTGATACCATATCCGGCTTAAGGCCTGAGCCGCGGCCCGGCATACCGTGGGATCTTCATCATTCAATCCTTTCTCCAAAGCACCCAGGTCTGCGTCTTTTCCCTGTTTGATAAGTGCGCGGTAGACCCGTCCCAGGGCTAAGGCTGCGGGCTGCCTGACAGCCCAGCTTTTATCCTCTAATTTTTTCTCCAATTCCTCTAAGGTTATTTCTTTTATGAGTTCATCGTGGATGACCCGGAAACACGCCTCCAATCCGGGAATACACACAAACGCAATATCAGAGGAACTGACAAGCTCCTTCAATAATGAGAGGGCTTTCTCAAGCTCCGGATGTGAGTTGTGCTTCATCACAATATCCAGTAAAGGAGCCAGATCATGAGGGATTGATGCCACGGGGACCGCTGCATGGGAAGACGCGGGGAGGAAGTCTTGAGGCACATCCTGAGGGGTAAAGTCAGGGAATATCCTCTGGATATCCGTAAGTTTTTCCAGGATAAGCTCCCTTACCCTGTACGGTTGCTCCTGGGGGTCGATAAAGGCATATTTCAGGCTCCTCCCGAACCCCTCTTTTTCAGGATAACCCCTGCTTAATAAAAACCCCAACAACTCCGAAGCCCTCTTCAAGTGTCTCACATTGAAGGTAGGGATATTCTGCTTTTGATGAAGGTAGATACCCGCCAGGAGTTCAGACAAATCCTGAGGAAGAGCAAGTGTCGGCAATTCCCCGCCGCTTCTGCCTTCATGGTGCGGCGTCAAAAAACTTTGCCAAAATACGTCCTGATGAACCAGTCTTTCCTCCAATATGCCGGAAAGTACGGAGGGCAGTTCTTCTACTTTGTCTATTTGTATACCGCTCTTATAACGTTTTATAACCTCGGTTACTTCTTCGCCTAATCCCACTCCCAGTACCTCAATCTTTTGATCTAAAGCTTCTTTCTGAAGCTGAAAAAAAGTCTTTCCTGTTGTATTCACGTTTCCCTCTCCATCAGTCACCATAATGATCCATCGTGATGAATCCTCCGGCTGATCTTTTAATATATTCGTAGCTAACTGAAGGGTATCCGCATCAGCGGTTGAACCTCCCGGTATGTACATGGACACCTCTTCGAATAACAATCTCCGGTCAGGGGGAGTCAGCTTCCTGCCAAACTCTTTGTGCATGACCGGGCTATCGGAAAATCCGATTACCGCATAATCGATGCCGATATGATCCAACGCCTCCATAAAGACTAAAAGGCCCGCCAGGGCCGATGTTCTCTTGGGTTCTTCCATAGAGGCGGATTCATCCAGAGCCAGGACTATCTTGTGATCTCTCTGGGAGGGAAGCCTTCTCTTCAAGAATACCCGTAAATCCTTCTCCTGGACGGGAATACCCTCGCTCAATTTTCGGGAAAGCTCCATTGCCCTTCGTAAATCCGGCTTCTGGCCTGAGGGGAAATAGCCCTTAAACGTCGGTCTTTTATTTTTTGAGAAGTGATTTTCCAGGACCCCGCTTAATGCCTGGACTAAATTCGAGATGAGCTTATAGACCCTCTCATATTCGCTTATCTTCGCGTCCTGCTCCCGGTTAATGATGCGCTGCTTTTTGATGAGGTCCCGGAGCGTCTCCGCAGGCAGAGGCTCTGATTTCCTCTCCTCGTGAGATTCCCCCCCTTCTACAAGTGTCTCTTTTTCTTCAGAAACGCCCTTTCTGTATCCATCACTTTTTCTCGTAATCTGTTTTTCCGTCTTTGGGGAAAATCTATTCGCCAGCTCCTTTGCGTTCAGTTCCAGGAGCTTCCTGGCCTCTTCCTCCAGCTCACCAGGGCTTAAATCCTCCTGGGCGCATTTTTTCTGTTTTATCTGGATCTGATTATTTTTTATCTCTTCAGCTAATTTTTCTATTGTTATCCTGACTAAATTTTCATACTCGGGGAGAATTGTATCCCTGACCATCAGGGCGGCTTCTTCAGCGAATTTCATTCTCTCTTGTTCCGAGACGCGCCCGGCAGGATAATGATGGAAAATTGCATCAAAATCCTTATACGTCCGCTCCAATGCAACAATTACTTCAGGATTCATTATCTGGGAAGGCAAGCGGCCATATCGCCAGTAATATCGCATGCCCAACAGATATTCTAAATTGAGATACAAGAGAAAGGGATGACACGTGGTATTCGCCTGTTCGGCTATTTCACCCCGCAGGTGCCCTACATACGTTGATGTATTTAAATCCTGGGGGAGCAAATCGTCATAGGTTATATCCAGGTAATGTTTTATCCCCTTGAAGGCGCCGATCAGCCAGTTGTCAACCCGGCTATCCTCAAAGGCATTTAAAAGCAGCCTCGTAGATTCGCTGGAGAAGAAGCGTTTAAACACTGCTTTTCTCAAATTATGGCGGGATATCTGCCTGTGTCCTGCTTCGTGAGCGGAAAATCCTATAATCTCTTCCGGAGAAGAGGTTAAAAGCAATTCGACGGGGAATAGTATTTCGTTTGTCTCTGCATTGTATTTCCACCGATCACCGGGCACGATGTTCAGGTTTACATCATCGCCTAAACCCGTGGAGATAATTGTTATCAGCGTAAGCAGGCGACTGTCGATTACAAGCGCCTCTATCTCGTCTAATCCTCTCTTGCGGACCAACTCCTCTACGCACTTCGCCCGCAAAGCCCCCTGTTTTGTTTCCCTCTTATCCTGCATATCCTCGTTTCCCTCCCCACAACTCCCCCGTTTAAAAAGAGGGATTGAGAGGAATATATCACTTGAACCCTACAAGAATTCTCTCCATGCGGTCTAAGCATAAAAAGGGGGTGCGTGTCAATGGGGAAAACAGGTATACGATGTCGGGGATAATGAACAATACCTTATATTTGGTAGTTGCATACCCTCGATATACAAGAATATTTCTCCCTATACTTCATAGAGCCGGAAGAAATTCCTGTCAAAAATAACTTGACAGACAGGATAACCCCTTCTATATACATCACAAACCGAAAGGTTATTTTATCATATTATCAAGAGAGGAGGTATAAAGATGGGATTTCTAAGTAGTACAGTAGGCAAGAAGATTTTAATGGCAATCACAGGTTTTTTACTCATATTATTCCTGTGCGTTCATCTTCTTGGCAATTCTTTTATTTACTTCAATTTGATCAACGCTTACGGCCAACATCTGCATAGTGTGCCGCCGTTGGTATGGGCAGCCCGTATCGGCATGGTAATTTTGTTTGCTGTTCATATCTTTTTCGGCATTACGCTTACCCTGGAGAACTGGGCTGCGAGGCCACAGGCATACAAGGTGAAAAAGAGCCTCCGTGCGACATTCGCAGGCAAGACAATGATCTGGACAGGGCTCGTGATAGCTGCTTTTCTCATTTATCACATCCTTCATTTTGCCATGAAGGTAACCAATCCGGATATATCACAGTTCGAAGATGACCTTGGGCGCGACGATGTATTCAGGATGATAGTGCTCAGCTTTCAAAATGTTCTTATAGCAGGCGGTTATATCGCCGCATTGATTGCTGTTTTTCTTCATTTGTACCACGGAATACAGAGCTTCGTGCAGACCTTCGGACTGAATAGCGACGCATCGATTCCTGTCGTTGAAAAGACCGGGGGAGGAATCGCATTTATCCTGTTTCTTGGGTATGTGTCAATTCCGGTTGCGGTCGTATTAGGCATATTAAAATATATAGGATAGGGGGGATGAATCGTGATAATTGACGGAAAATGTCCATCGGGTCCACTTCCGGAAAAGTGGGATAAGCATCGCCAGGATATGAAAATGGTGAATCCAAACAATAAACGGAAATATAAAATTCTCGTCGTCGGCACCGGACTTGCCGGCGCCTCCGCTGCTGCTTCCCTTGGAGAGCTCGGGTATAACGTCGAGTCTTTTTGTTATCAGGACAGCCCCCGGCGCGCCCATAGTATCGCAGCCCAGGGTGGAATCAACGCAGCCAAGTGTTACCAGAACGACAATGACAGCATCTATCGCCTCTTCTTAGACACCATCAAGGGCGGCGACTTCAGGGCCCGCGAGGCAAACGTGTATCGTCTCGCCACGGTCAGCAACAATATCATCGATCAGTGCGTAGCCCAGGGCGTTCCTTTTGCGAGGGATTATGCAGGCTACCTCGATAACCGCTCCTTCGGCGGCGCACAGGTCTCCCGTACCTTCTATGCGAGAGGGCAGACGGGCCAGCAGTTGCTCCTCGGCGCTTATTCGGCGCTTATGCGCCAGGTTAAACTCGGGACTGTAAAGATCTTCCCGCGCACCGAAATGCAGGACCTTATCGTTGTTGACGGCGAGGCAAAGGGCATCACGATACGCGATCTCATAACAGGAGAAATCCGCTGCCATGCCGGCGATGCCGTCCTTCTCTGCACCGGCGGCTATATTAGGGTATTCAATCTGTCCACAATGGCCATGGGCGCCAGCGTCACAGCAGCATGGCGTGCACACAAGAAGGGCGCCTTCTTCGCGAACCCCTGTTATACGCAGATTCACCCGACCTGTATCCCCGTAACGGGAACGCACCAGTCGAAGCTTACCCTCATGTCCGAGGCGTTACGCAACGACGGCCGTATCTGGGTCCCCTTGAAAAAGGGCGAGAAGCGTCCGGCTAATGATATACCTGAAGGCGAGAGGGATTATTACCTTGAGCGCAAGTATCCGAGCTACGGCAACCTGGCGCCCCGCGACATTTCCTCCCGCGCCGCCAAAGAGGCGTGCGACGACGGCCGCGGAGTGGGTCCGACAGGCTACGGGGTTAACCTCGATTTTGCCGATTCCATGAAACGCCTTGGAAAACAGGTGATCGTCGAGCGCTATGGCAACCTCTTTGATATGTACCTGAAGATAATGGGTGAAGATGGCTATAAAGTACCGATGCGCATCTATCCGGCGCCCCATTATGCCATGGGCGGTCTGTGGGTGGATTACAACCTCATGAGCAACCTCCCGGGCCTGTTCGTACTCGGCGAGGCAAACTTCTCCGACCATGGCGCAAACCGCCTCGGCGCAAGCGCGCTCATGCAGGGACTGGCGGACGGCTATTTTGTCATACCCTTCACCATATGCGGCTATCTCAATGCGACGAAGCCCGGCAAGGTGAAAGAGGACCATCCCGAATTCAAGAAATCCATAGAGGAAACAGCAGCGACCAACAAGAAGCTTCTCTCCATTAAAGGCAAGAAGACCGTGCACGAGTTACACCGCGAGCTCGGTAATGTCATGTGGGAACAGCTTGGCATG from Deltaproteobacteria bacterium encodes:
- a CDS encoding AAA family ATPase is translated as MQDKRETKQGALRAKCVEELVRKRGLDEIEALVIDSRLLTLITIISTGLGDDVNLNIVPGDRWKYNAETNEILFPVELLLTSSPEEIIGFSAHEAGHRQISRHNLRKAVFKRFFSSESTRLLLNAFEDSRVDNWLIGAFKGIKHYLDITYDDLLPQDLNTSTYVGHLRGEIAEQANTTCHPFLLYLNLEYLLGMRYYWRYGRLPSQIMNPEVIVALERTYKDFDAIFHHYPAGRVSEQERMKFAEEAALMVRDTILPEYENLVRITIEKLAEEIKNNQIQIKQKKCAQEDLSPGELEEEARKLLELNAKELANRFSPKTEKQITRKSDGYRKGVSEEKETLVEGGESHEERKSEPLPAETLRDLIKKQRIINREQDAKISEYERVYKLISNLVQALSGVLENHFSKNKRPTFKGYFPSGQKPDLRRAMELSRKLSEGIPVQEKDLRVFLKRRLPSQRDHKIVLALDESASMEEPKRTSALAGLLVFMEALDHIGIDYAVIGFSDSPVMHKEFGRKLTPPDRRLLFEEVSMYIPGGSTADADTLQLATNILKDQPEDSSRWIIMVTDGEGNVNTTGKTFFQLQKEALDQKIEVLGVGLGEEVTEVIKRYKSGIQIDKVEELPSVLSGILEERLVHQDVFWQSFLTPHHEGRSGGELPTLALPQDLSELLAGIYLHQKQNIPTFNVRHLKRASELLGFLLSRGYPEKEGFGRSLKYAFIDPQEQPYRVRELILEKLTDIQRIFPDFTPQDVPQDFLPASSHAAVPVASIPHDLAPLLDIVMKHNSHPELEKALSLLKELVSSSDIAFVCIPGLEACFRVIHDELIKEITLEELEKKLEDKSWAVRQPAALALGRVYRALIKQGKDADLGALEKGLNDEDPTVCRAAAQALSRIWYQNYRKGKVSLAELEHRLDDTNWALRQAAARALGKIYPALVKQGIDVNLSKLEEGLWNKNWFVRQAEAESLGQIYPALIKQGIEVDVSRLEDKLKDKNILVRQTAALALGQTYPPLIKRGKEVSLSVLEERLDDDDWSVRQAASQALGRIWFHRYYQGKMDLKDIEEKLEDISWSVRQAACQTLGQIYPVLIKRGKSVNLKKLEERLWDADVDRSVCQAAAQALGRIWPHSYNRRKITFKALEERLKDENWFVHQAAALALVQIHHTLFQQGNDADLSKLERRLKDKIWSVRQVAARASIKIFSDLISSNEKEFSKVLSSFNAMLGEPMANTLSGTHSSQVQVDEKLLTVGNLLLDRTSQSTEIPACVMTASGYHIIETLSIGYLLKHAILLLGPTSTGKSFLIKWLAKVLGYEHLSYSINPYTSKFEIIGGIKPDSEGRFVWQDGILLNAAREGLWLALEEINLASSEVVEILNDYLITGKISYSANGEQKELYPHPDFRLFATGNPESYSQRQKLSEVFLSRFKILYQKELSEEELSQILSSLFEISSSLALPIARFHTTLQNQADSRIIGRAEKDPFTFTLRDIIRLGKRLEPILATGPADDEFLKKFFLEFFSIYIGRLRDESEREAVVSLLDTHFGFRAKGLDLEAVLMSSSEDLKSLLGTVISSKGDEFIPRHDADIIPTPTQRTTLYLILKALIHSEPVLVVGNPASGKTTLIRYLARQKETNLYYVNLSSDTGMEELLGGYTQDKKGKWRYRKGLLFSAMEEGSWLLIDEANLSPLSEYVNSLLDFGYVIDGEENICYAHPNFRIFLAINPPSVHQSRNLLSPALRSRFTEVWVEELTNLGELAGLIDTWSNAPATAPGARKQTKGKKRKGRDEKIPEDKKEVKKVEQKEFASFKRYTHFST
- a CDS encoding DUF5615 family PIN-like protein, with translation MPENIKLYLDQMLQAHIARVLRDEGFDVLRVSETGQSRADDEQVLKKAIDDNRILITLDEHFGDWAILPLSRHPGVIRLKVNPTTSDNILRILLPFLRRLFPDKIENHLVILSSSREKWISTE
- a CDS encoding DUF364 domain-containing protein encodes the protein MLPPGEIAQRLHGIVSHKGENLIVEDVRFGLSYVAVRLDVQRMGLAALLLHELPPDCSVFPEAGKLAGAKEPSLLNNLIEDRNPLEKALGLATANAILHTACIEDERDSLSIMKLTPDDRVAMVGLFTPMVPKIEATGAQLSVIERDPTRMAVLDKKESDRILKECTIAIITATTLLNDTLEKVLNGLGNPRHVAVLGPSTPLCPEIFQDTPVNHLGGAIVRDENKVMQIISEGGGTRAMRPYLRFVNLLL
- a CDS encoding ferritin family protein; the encoded protein is MAKKQDLDVFDFAIKAEKDGMDFYMKAAKKFSSSNEQLKKLFVALAKEEAAHMKIFMDFKIKAESKGIDQFLKSPEIDAYLEVIVQEGLFPKGETVDKRLEKVETVGQAAAIAMAAEKNAILLYTELAKSSRDKEQKKFFEKIVKEEKLHLVMVSGLRADHDPLYAALRFGRFI
- a CDS encoding fumarate reductase/succinate dehydrogenase flavoprotein subunit, with the protein product MIIDGKCPSGPLPEKWDKHRQDMKMVNPNNKRKYKILVVGTGLAGASAAASLGELGYNVESFCYQDSPRRAHSIAAQGGINAAKCYQNDNDSIYRLFLDTIKGGDFRAREANVYRLATVSNNIIDQCVAQGVPFARDYAGYLDNRSFGGAQVSRTFYARGQTGQQLLLGAYSALMRQVKLGTVKIFPRTEMQDLIVVDGEAKGITIRDLITGEIRCHAGDAVLLCTGGYIRVFNLSTMAMGASVTAAWRAHKKGAFFANPCYTQIHPTCIPVTGTHQSKLTLMSEALRNDGRIWVPLKKGEKRPANDIPEGERDYYLERKYPSYGNLAPRDISSRAAKEACDDGRGVGPTGYGVNLDFADSMKRLGKQVIVERYGNLFDMYLKIMGEDGYKVPMRIYPAPHYAMGGLWVDYNLMSNLPGLFVLGEANFSDHGANRLGASALMQGLADGYFVIPFTICGYLNATKPGKVKEDHPEFKKSIEETAATNKKLLSIKGKKTVHELHRELGNVMWEQLGMARSEQSCKKAIELIPKIREEFWNNVIVPGSGNELNQQLEDANRVADSIEFGELLGYDALNRDESCGAHFRVEHQTAEGEAIRNDKDYCYVAAWEFKGVGQKPELHKEPLSFETLKLVERSYK
- a CDS encoding succinate dehydrogenase cytochrome b subunit; this encodes MGFLSSTVGKKILMAITGFLLILFLCVHLLGNSFIYFNLINAYGQHLHSVPPLVWAARIGMVILFAVHIFFGITLTLENWAARPQAYKVKKSLRATFAGKTMIWTGLVIAAFLIYHILHFAMKVTNPDISQFEDDLGRDDVFRMIVLSFQNVLIAGGYIAALIAVFLHLYHGIQSFVQTFGLNSDASIPVVEKTGGGIAFILFLGYVSIPVAVVLGILKYIG